A stretch of the Theileria equi strain WA chromosome 1, complete sequence genome encodes the following:
- a CDS encoding peptidyl-prolyl cis-trans isomerase protein, putative (encoded by transcript BEWA_032570A), whose translation MLKTLLLPWRVLQFGLKRLSAAPVSVKTAVVFGGVGLIALPKMKYDSAERSQKMYQDAITDYVYMDVAIGKRYAGRILIGLYGGILPLTTENFIQMCKGHKIGDKVIGYRNTKIDRIIPRCCIVAGKLFHDNNIINSCTIYSKRMPEELLNTPFVQEGDVALLSDGPYGLTSRFLITLNPHSMVGQKCVVLGTVVKGMNLVRAIGKEEHSKGIPSREIRIIDCGVYKDAEDGPKSYFNEHDFGKR comes from the exons ATGCTCAAGACTCTCCTGCTTCCGTGGCGTGTGTTACAGTTTGGACTCAAAAGGCTATCAGCTGCACCTGTGAGTGTGAAAACAGCTGTT GTCTTTGGAGGTGTAGGACTGATAGCATTGCCGAAAATGAAGTATGATAGCGCTGAAAGATCGCAAAAAATGTATCAAGATGCAATTACGGACTACGTCTACATGGATGTGGCCATAGGGAAGCGCTATGCCGGCAGAATTTTGATTGGACTCTACGGAGGGATACTTCCATTGACCACTGAGAACTTTATACAAATGTGCAAAGGCCATAAAATCGGTGACAAGGTCATTGGCTATCGCAATACCAAAATAGACAGAATAATTCCGCGCTGCTGCATCGTAGCCGGTAAACTGTTTCACGATAACAACATCATCAACTCGTGTACCATTTACTCCAAAAG GATGCCGGAGGAATTACTAAACACACCCTTTGTCCAAGAAGGTGATGTAGCCCTGCTGAGCGACGGTCCATATGGGCTAACGTCGCGTTTTCTCATAACGCTAAATCCTCATAGTATGGTTGGACAAAAGTGCGTCGTTTTAGGGACAGTGGTTAAAGGGATGAACCTCGTACGTGCGATAGGAAAGGAGGAACACAGCAAAGGGATTCCTAGTAGAGAAATACG AATCATCGATTGCGGGGTCTACAAGGACGCAGAAGACGGACCAAAGTCATATTTCAACGAACACGATTTTGGAAAACGCTAA
- a CDS encoding FeS cluster assembly scaffold IscU domain containing protein (encoded by transcript BEWA_032580A) produces the protein MNGACVTRAANMPRYSIISKRWYSPEVKEHFNNPRNVGSFDKNDPSVGTAVVGKAACGDVIKFQVKIKDGVIQDACFKTFGCGSAIASSSYVTELVKGKTCQEAIAIKNTDISEKLNLPPVKVHCSLLAEDAVKHAIKDYYRKQGETE, from the exons ATGAATGGAGCATGTGTGACTAGAGCGGCAAACATGCCGAGATATAGCATCATTTCCAAGCGCTGGTACAGTCCCGAGGTTAAAGAGCACTTTAATAATCCCAGAAATGTTGGTAGTTTTGATAAGAATGACCCCTCGGTGGGCACTGCAGTCGTGGGAAAAGCCGCCTGCGGTGATGTTATCAAGTTCCAGGTCAAGATAAAGGACGGAGTTATTCAGGATGCATGCTTCAAGACATTTGGATGCGGCTCTGCCATTGCAAGCAGTTCATATGTCACAGAGTTGGTCAAGGGGAAAACTTGCCAAGAAGCAATTGCCATCAAGAATACAGATATATCAG AAAAACTAAACCTACCACCCGTAAAGGTTCACTGCAGCCTCTTGGCTGAGGATGCCGTAAAGCACGCAATCAAGGATTATTATCGCAAACAAGGTGAAACAGAGTGA
- a CDS encoding hypothetical protein (encoded by transcript BEWA_032590A), with the protein MTRVKNRWIVVRVLLKDELVRTVDQLERILKPDVLIAKITQTSKLLYGNIKGNFISSSISISYINTNESLVLFHSRRHFLDEFLCILSFIDKIQKVGVSLEVIHVSGTLHQTRKFIFNRILDTLSQLSALRLSNRAQETPS; encoded by the coding sequence ATGACCCGCGTGAAAAACCGTTGGATAGTCGTCCGCGTCTTGCTAAAGGATGAATTGGTTCGCACCGTCGATCAATTGGAACGTATACTCAAACCAGACGTACTAATTGCTAAAATCACTCAAACCTCAAAGTTACTGTACGGAAATATAAAGGGGAACTTTATATCAAGCTCGATTTCCATATCGTACATCAATACCAACGAATCTCTGGTGCTATTCCACTCCAGGCGCCATTTCCTGGACGAATTTTTGTGCATATTAAGTTTCATCGACAAGATACAAAAGGTAGGAGTATCTCTAGAGGTCATACACGTCAGTGGGACACTGCATCAGACCCGGAAGTTTATCTTTAATAGGATACTCGACACGCTTTCTCAACTCTCCGCCCTGAGACTATCAAACAGGGCTCAGGAGACTCCATCATAA
- a CDS encoding hypothetical protein (encoded by transcript BEWA_032600A), with product MFEIKNPKNGKITHGGVLELISEEGCCNIPYWASHVRCSVLNDLKAVENIALYSCLMRYMRFYTENSSWSI from the exons ATGTTTGAAATCAagaatccaaagaatgGGAAAATTACACACGGAGGTGTGCTCGAGCTTATATCGGAAGAAGGATGCTGCAATATTCCATACTGG GCTAGCCATGTGAGATGCTCAGTATTAAATGACCTCAAGGCGGTAGAGAACATTGCCCTTTACTCTTGTCTAATGAGATACATGAGATTTTACACTGAAAATTCATCATGGAGTATATAA
- a CDS encoding hypothetical protein (encoded by transcript BEWA_032610A): MSDKKEVTIDFDGYPESPIIDSSIGNTYTYKDDATNEQVEIIHTENPPNLSGYEKLEHKPKDPKVKIKDIQYSTTPQTGFPPTLSQYPSVTVYCWGQDYRPLVVKLGNENIYYISEGEGYTSNKWNSTSTSFAGLSLLEILQIKSCTHTNAHVVDISKTTKESYNCPSCNKERINVSPVKGSDYSWYGHTLQASSISGFKDDNQYQAGFKIFKDCDQANVYWYPESDGKPLLVCIKPLSGPGDEEPSKPYWYRRECKSSNKWVREENDAPTNEEDPKILELLQKAFQTAQNPTSQGNSELSTSISSSATNGLVAIFIVGIVPVILVGIGYAGWSFLPRL, translated from the coding sequence ATGTCTGACAAGAAAGAAGTCACTATTGATTTTGATGGTTATCCAGAATCTCCCATCATTGATAGTAGCATTGGAAATACTTACACttataaagatgatgcAACTAATGAGCAGGTAGAAATAATTCACACTGAAAATCCTCCTAATCTCTCTGGATACGAAAAACTAGAGCACAAACCAAAAGATCCCAAGGTAAAGATTAAAGACATTCAATATTCTACTACTCCTCAGACTGGATTTCCTCCCACTCTTTCACAGTACCCGAGCGTCACAGTATACTGTTGGGGACAGGATTATAGACCATTAGTCGTAAAACTTGGTaatgaaaatatttacTATATCTCAGAAGGTGAAGGTTATACGAGTAATAAATGGAACAGTACTTCTACTTCCTTTGCTGGGTTGAGTTTGTTAGAAATTCTGCAAATAAAAAGTTGTACCCATACAAATGCTCATGTTGtagatatttccaagaCTACCAAAGAATCTTACAACTGTCCTAGTTGTAATAAAGAACGGATTAATGTATCGCCTGTTAAAGGATCTGATTACTCATGGTATGGGCATACACTACAAGCAAGCTCCATTTCTGGATTCAAGGATGACAATCAATATCAGGCTggattcaaaatttttaaagacTGTGACCAAGCCAATGTATACTGGTACCCAGAGTCTGATGGAAAGCCTCTTCTAGTATGTATAAAACCTCTCAGTGGTCCAGGGGATGAAGAGCCATCCAAACCTTATTGGTATAGAAGAGAATGTAAATCTAGTAATAAATGGGTaagagaagaaaatgatgCCCCAACTAATGAGGAGGACCCTAAGATTCTGGAGCTTCTTCAGAAAGCATTTCAAACTGCCCAAAATCCTACTTCACAGGGAAACTCTGAACTATCGACATCCATATCTTCCTCTGCCACTAATGGATTAGTGGCGATTTTCATTGTAGGTATAGTACCAGTAATCTTAGTTGGCATTGGATATGCTGGATGGTCGTTTTTACCCAGGCTATAA
- a CDS encoding hypothetical protein (encoded by transcript BEWA_032620A) has product MTHENKAEIDIDIGQTKPSGNYTDKCNNEISVHKDDNKPTNGYKKYTHTPVNKPYYISEINYNGIKQDGTRYGTIRVTASGYYEKRVTVYYLRYDESNLVPLIVGLEKTSKDNNYDYYTRTNLSTSSPWTEEDSSITEEYKLSTKLTAITTQLQLKQLVVLNLSQTDGEYYADGTRSPPKANPTTQVHVTQYTYETVYKKCVHKLPGGKIRLLSTKTTFRSIPFESPIYGSEYSEAYVYFWEWDKTYINPLLVQLGNDYYITDNGGTIWTKHGDIASGNIREKLDEQNCTRNKAHIIDISQKGRFGRYTFYPCPSCSYKKIKVLNYDATSDYSYFYHISDGYISRFTNNKTLQTGIKFPQANRQAFVYRYPSGPEGIPLLVRISGFASGWFERDPLDSNTWKQVSNPKLIGTNLAHNHESKILKLLKGILPTVTIDIGHTNGLETSEKSTTYLDPSEGSEDKERIKVKRKDLESDYVSFVHRVDKKDYFILGGIKHESTTLSDIPSNLVVKSVTAYYYGESDCTLEKLLMVCLEKKNGNPENYAYYIREDEYKDGTGWTLDSQQNTELKDPELTQKLKDLKEKLEVKAKQLLQTRGAENARGPGSVDLQKIVQEIVKFFQKTSGKITASVTPGICGTIGVTIWKWPNILSFLITRL; this is encoded by the coding sequence ATGACTCATGAAAATAAGGCGGAAATAGACATTGATATTGGTCAGACAAAACCCAGTGGCAACTACACGGATAAATGTAATAATGAAATAAGCGTCCAcaaggatgataataaGCCTACTAACGGTTACAAGAAATACACTCATACACCTGTAAATAAGCCATATTATATCAGTGAGATAAATTATAATGGAATAAAGCAGGATGGAACACGATATGGTACTATACGAGTAACTGCTTCAGGTTACTATGAAAAAAGGGTAACCGTATACTATTTAAGATATGATGAGAGTAACCTAGTACCATTAATAGTGGGACTTGAAAAGACCAGTAAGGATAATAACTATGACTACTATACAAGAACTAATCTTTCAACTTCCAGTCCATGGACAGAAGAAGATAGCAGTATCACTGAAGAATACAAACTCTCTACAAAACTTACAGCCATCACTACTCAGCTACAACTAAAACAGCTTGTTGTACTAAATCTCAGTCAAACTGACGGGGAATACTATGCGGATGGAACTAGATCACCTCCAAAGGCTAATCCAACTACTCAAGTACATGTGACACAGTACACATATGAAACTGTTTACAAAAAGTGTGTTCACAAGCTTCCAGGGGGAAAGATAAGACTACTTTCTACCAAAACTACTTTTAGAAGCATACCGTTTGAGTCACCTATATACGGAAGTGAGTATAGTGAGGCttatgtatatttttggGAGTGGGATAAAACTTATATTAATCCGTTACTTGTTCAACTTGGGAATGATTACTACATCACTGATAATGGTGGTACAATTTGGACTAAACATGGAGATATAGCATCAGGTAATATTAGGGAAAAGTTGGACGAGCAAAACTGTACAAGGAATAAGGCTCAcattatagacatttcacAGAAGGGTCGTTTTGGTCGTTACACTTTTTATCCTTGTCCCAGTTGTAGTTATAAGAAAATTAAAGTATTAAACTATGATGCTACTAGTGACTATTCCTACTTTTATCATATTTCTGACGGATACATTAGCAGATTCACGAATAATAAAACACTACAAACTGGAATTAAATTTCCACAGGCTAATCGTCAAGCGTTTGTGTATCGTTATCCAAGCGGGCCTGAAGGAATTCCACTCTTGGTTCGCATTTCAGGATTCGCCAGTGGTTGGTTCGAAAGGGACCCCTTGGACTCCAATACATGGAAACAGGTCTCTAATCCCAAACTCATTGGTACTAATCTTGCTCATAATCATGAGTCAAAAATACTAAAACTTCTAAAGGGTATATTGCCAACTGTTACTATAGACATTGGACATACGAATGGTCTCGAGACAAGTGAGAAATCTACTACATATCTAGATCCTTCTGAAGGAAGTGAAGATAAGGAAAGGATTAAAGTTAAAAGAAAGGATCTAGAAAGTGACTACGTTAGTTTCGTTCATCGTGTAGATAAGAAAGATTATTTTATCCTTGGTGGAATTAAACATGAAAGCACCACTCTCTCTGACATACCATCAAATTTAGTTGTGAAAAGTGTAACAGCATACTACTATGGTGAGAGTGACTGTACACTTGAGAAGCTTCTCATGGTTTGCTTAgagaaaaagaatggtaatCCTGAGAACTATGCATATTATATCAGGGAAGACGAATATAAGGATGGAACTGGTTGGACACTGGATTCACAGCAGAATACTGAACTGAAGGATCCTGAGCTCACCCAAAAGCTTAAGGACCTAAAAGAGAAGCTTGAGGTTAAAGCAAAGCAATTACTTCAAACTAGAGGTGCTGAGAATGCTAGAGGACCAGGCTCTGTTGACCTACAGAAGATTGTTCAGGAGATAGTCAagttttttcaaaaaaCATCTGGTAAAATTACTGCATCAGTTACCCCTGGTATATGTGGTACTATTGGTGTTACTATCTGGAAATGGCCTAATATACTCTCATTTCTAATCACTCGTCTGTAG
- a CDS encoding 6-phosphogluconate dehydrogenase, putative (encoded by transcript BEWA_032630A) translates to MELCNEVGLVGLGVMASAYARNLYFRKVNISAWSRSSDEIAAFERKLDQEKPRSSSSEFGSVKCFESLEDFVASLASPRKILILITAGSPVDSMLDKLIPLLQEGDIVVDGGNEWYLNTKQRIERCKGFGIRFCGMGVSGGEQGARNHPCLMFGGEMEDYLQLFPIMSQDGKDFYVGTGASGHYVKMVHNGIEYAILQAIAEVYKVLKLVNGSENDEIAKLLGDWNRTEFKSYLLDITEMILQEKDNGDYIVDKITPSISSNGTGKWTVQDSFDRGIPVPSIGMSVDMRSFSNLLDLDVYKIDSDGQKVDPENLRAAFRASLVSIFSQGIQLLTEASKEFDWGLEIDKVADVWSRNSIISCELLNAISEKYQRGSTNLLQVAELLKIVDENLAPWKKVVTDCINYNVTLPVITTSLQYVQVLLSKQHCHNLIQAQRDCFGSHGFNRVDLPGKHHHDWWRNRKQ, encoded by the exons ATGGAGCTATGCAACGAAGTCGGTCTTGTAGGCCTTGGAGTTATGGCTAGCGCCTATGCCAGGAACCTATACTTTAGAAAAGTCAACATTTCGGCGTGGAGCAGAAGTTCTGACGAAATTGCGGCTTTCGAGAGGAAATTGGACCAAGAAAAGCCACGAAGCAGTTCTTCCGAGTTTGGAAGTGTTAAATGTTTTGAAAGTTTGGAGGATTTT GTTGCGAGTTTGGCGTCTCCCAGGAAAATTTTGATACTGATTACC GCTGGGAGTCCCGTCGATTCTATGCTGGACAAACTCATCCCGCTCCTGCAGGAAGGCGACATTGTCGTTGACGGAGGGAATGAGTGGTATCTCAACACCAAGCAAAGAATTGAGCGCTGCAAAGGCTTTGGGATTCG CTTCTGCGGTATGGGTGTAAGCGGCGGAGAACAAGGCGCCAGGAATCATCCCTGTCTCATGTTTGGAGGCGAGATGGAAGATTATCTTCAGCTCTTCCCGATCATGTCCCAAGATGGCAAG GACTTTTATGTCGGCACTGGTGCCTCTGGACATTACGTTAAGATGGTGCATAATGGGATCGAGTACGCAATTTTGCAGGCGATTGCAGAGGTTTACAAGGTTCTCAAACTTGTAAATGGGTCAGAGAATGATGAGATTGCGAAATTGCTCGG GGACTGGAATCGCACAGAGTTCAAGTCGTATCTGTTGGATATTACGGAAATGATCTTGCAGGAAAAGGATAATGGTGATTACATAGTTGATAAGATTACCCCGAGCATCTCCTCCAACGGAACGGGAAAGTGGACAGTGCAAGACTCGTTCGATAGAGGAATCCCAGTACCCTCAATTGGCATGTCCGTGGACATGAGAAGCTTTAGCAACCTCCTTGACTTGGATGTGTACAAGATTGACTCTGACGGACAAAAGGTCGACCCAG AAAATCTGAGGGCTGCATTTCGTGCAAGTTTGGTGAGCATTTTTTCCCAAGGAATACAGCTTCTAACTGAAGCTTCCAAGGAGTTTGACTGGGGTCTGGAGATTGACAAGGTTGCAGACGTGTGGTCAA GAAACAGCATTATTAGCTGTGAGCTCCTAAACGCCATCTCTGAGAAATACCAAAGGGGTAGTACGAACCTGTTGCAAGTAGCCGAACTTTTGAAAATAGTGGACGAGAATCTAGCTCCCTGGAAAAAAGTAGTGACGGACTGCATAAACTACAACGTCACACTTCCTGTAATTACAACCAGTCTACAATACGTTCAAGTACTCTTGTCCaaacag CACTGTCACAATCTGATACAAGCACAAAGAGACTGCTTCGGATCTCATGGGTTTAATAGAGTGGACTTGCCAGGGAAACACCATCACGATTGGTGGAGGAATCGCAAACAATAG
- a CDS encoding hypothetical protein (encoded by transcript BEWA_032640A) has protein sequence MDWTGSYVGALVVDVGHSNIRGGHAGEQYPCQVWSSSIGVCDNYEVFPLVSNSRCNVSTVDHLKNVDPSSGETFINTDPYLRALRGTFGGRTFEKIMSSHVSCAAEKVDLGDIPLLMGVFGNEHDCWDEFNTYTISRVPLDRISNPYSLTESAILNEVPSLTSVSSGLGEINGLRPLFIIDGKYNRQNRILQTEMIFEELGVPGLYFGDSSRCSAYASGFLTGLVIDIGSATCSVAAIIDDQVLGFKECNVGGDIIDAIFLNLLLKATPDNKTYVLNHPEYNLGDLKLEEIDAEACKSIAQRIYNTGMEYSMYSLHQKLKALKESIIRVSQTPLLLQGYTEPNHLPDGQPLEYSMMDTRGRSRNTSVYVPPKDATHVKYDSLTPFQLLALSAEVIFNPTIEYAPPGVSLGKFKGIIAHCEDVVRESGIYRRDIFNQIALVGGAALSNGLQERLAQEFQRVSKTPQDTPLSGCKFKFTAYETDACKEHASWIGGSIIASLGSFHDCWISRAEYNEHGPNIANRKVF, from the exons ATGGACTGGACAGGATCCTATGTAGGTGCTTTAGTGGTAGATGTAGGTCATTCAAACATTCGTGGCGGTCACGCAGGAGAACAGTATCCCTGCCAG GTATGGTCTTCTTCCATCGGCGTATGTGACAATTACGAAGTCTTTCCACTGGTATCAAACTCACGCTGCAATGTGTCCACCGTTGACCACCTGAAGAATGTAGACCCCTCCTCAGGGGAAACCTTTATAAACACGGATCCCTATCTACGGGCTCTGAGAGGGACTTTTGGCGGCAGGACGTTTGAAAAGATAATGAGCAGCCATGTAAGCTGTGCAGCTGAAAAGGTTGACCTTGGTGATATTCCACTCCTGATGGGAGTATTCGGGAATGAACACGACTGCTGGGATGAGTTTAACACATACACGATCTCCAGAGTGCCCCTGGATAGGATATCTAACCCGTACTCTTTAACAGAGTCTGCAATATTAAACGAGGTACCCTCGCTTACCAGCGTCTCGTCTGGACTCGGAGAAATTAATGGTCTTCGGCCATTGTTCATTATAGATGGAAAGTATAATAGACAAAATCGCATTCTACAAACTGAAATGATTTTTGAGGAGCTGGGAGTACCGGGACTTTATTTTGGGGATAGTAGCAGGTGTTCCGCATACGCCAGCGGATTCCTTACCGGCCTGGTAATCGATATTGGTAGCGCAACATGTTCTGTTGCGGCAATTATAGACGATCAAGTTCTTGGCTTTAAAGAATGCAACGTTGGCGGTGATATAATCGATGctatatttttaaatttgttgtTAAAGGCGACTCCAGACAACAAGACGTACGTTCTGAATCACCCAGAGTACAACCTGGGTGATTTGAAGCTTGAAGAAATAGATGCAGAAGCTTGCAAATCAATCGCACAGAGGATATATAATACAGGAATGGAGTATAGTATGTACAGTCTACATCAAAAGCTCAAGGCTCTGAAGGAAAGCATAATACGTGTTTCACAGACACCCTTACTTTTGCAGGGCTATACCGAGCCAAATCACCTGCCAGACGGCCAACCGTTGGAATACAGCATGATGGACACTAGAGGAAGGTCCAGAAATACCTCAGTGTACGTTCCACCAAAGGATGCGACACATGTAAAATACGATTCTCTCACTCCGTTCCAGCTCTTGGCTCTATCGGCAGAAGTTATTTTCAATCCTACAATAGAGTATGCGCCTCCTGGAGTTAGCCTCGGGAAGTTCAAGGGTATCATAGCGCACTGTGAAGATGTTGTAAGGGAGAGTGGAATTTACAGGAGGGACATCTTCAATCAAATTGCTCTCGTTGGTGGAGCAGCTTTGTCCAACGGCCTACAGGAGCGTCTTGCTCAAGAGTTTCAAAGAGTGTCAAAAACTCCGCAGGATACCCCGCTTTCAGGGTGCAAATTCAAGTTTACAGCATACGAGACAGACGCTTGCAAGGAGCATGCCAGCTGGATTGGGGGTTCGATAATCGCCAGCCTCGGATCATTCCACGATTGTTGGATTTCAAGGGCAGAGTATAACGAGCACGGCCCGAATATTGCGAATAGGAAGGTCTTTTAG